A single genomic interval of Celeribacter indicus harbors:
- a CDS encoding SulP family inorganic anion transporter, producing the protein MTPKLFTTLKTYTRAEFGADLFAGVTVALVALPLSIAIAIASGAAPAAGFVTAIVAGFLISALGGSRVQIGGPTGAFIVVVAGVIATHGYDGLVAATFLAGIVLVIAGLFRAGQLVRHVPEAVINGFTIGIAVIIATSQIPDFLGLAGSFPADFLEKIPALVAALPALNPASLATGLVTMALIVLLRRAFPRLPGLIVAVALTSAAVALLDLPVETIRSRFGELPQSLPAPRLPELSLASLRELLPSALVIAFLAGVESLLSAMVADRMIGGRHRSNAELMAQGWANIGSSLFGGLPATGAIARTATNVRAGGKTPVAGIIHSLTLLAIMMLAAPLAGYLALPALSGLLLLTAWNMSEPNRWGAYLRSRPSDRALLLITLVLTVVTDLTVAIGTGIALGLALRLARRGVDDPDWTPRDK; encoded by the coding sequence ATGACGCCGAAACTCTTCACGACGCTGAAAACCTACACCCGCGCCGAATTCGGCGCCGACCTCTTCGCGGGTGTGACCGTGGCGCTTGTCGCCCTTCCGCTCTCCATCGCCATTGCCATCGCCTCCGGGGCCGCCCCCGCGGCGGGCTTCGTCACCGCCATCGTCGCCGGGTTCCTGATCTCCGCCCTCGGCGGCAGCCGGGTCCAGATCGGCGGCCCGACCGGCGCCTTCATCGTCGTCGTCGCCGGCGTCATCGCCACCCATGGCTATGACGGCCTCGTTGCCGCCACCTTTCTCGCCGGGATCGTGCTCGTCATTGCCGGCCTGTTTCGCGCGGGTCAACTCGTCCGCCACGTTCCCGAGGCGGTGATCAACGGTTTCACAATCGGCATCGCGGTCATCATCGCCACGAGCCAGATCCCCGATTTCCTCGGCCTCGCCGGTTCCTTCCCCGCCGATTTTCTCGAAAAGATCCCGGCCCTCGTCGCGGCCCTGCCCGCGCTCAATCCCGCCTCCCTCGCCACGGGTCTTGTCACCATGGCGCTCATCGTCCTGCTGCGCCGGGCCTTTCCCCGCCTGCCGGGCCTGATCGTCGCCGTCGCACTGACCTCCGCCGCGGTCGCGCTTCTCGACCTGCCGGTGGAGACGATCCGGTCCCGCTTCGGCGAACTGCCGCAGAGCCTCCCCGCGCCGCGCCTGCCGGAGCTGAGCCTCGCGAGCCTGCGCGAACTGCTTCCCTCCGCGCTGGTCATCGCCTTCCTCGCCGGTGTGGAATCCCTCCTGTCCGCCATGGTCGCGGACCGGATGATCGGCGGGCGTCACCGCTCCAATGCCGAACTCATGGCGCAGGGCTGGGCCAATATCGGCTCATCGCTCTTCGGCGGCCTGCCGGCCACCGGTGCCATCGCGCGCACGGCGACCAACGTGCGCGCGGGGGGCAAGACCCCGGTCGCGGGTATCATCCATTCGCTCACGCTTCTGGCGATCATGATGCTCGCCGCACCGCTCGCGGGCTATCTCGCCCTTCCTGCGCTTTCGGGCCTGTTGCTGCTCACCGCCTGGAACATGTCCGAGCCGAACCGTTGGGGCGCCTACCTGCGGTCCCGCCCCTCGGACCGTGCGCTTCTCCTCATCACGCTCGTGCTGACCGTCGTCACCGATCTGACCGTCGCGATCGGCACCGGCATCGCGCTCGGCCTCGCCCTGCGGCTGGCACGCCGCGGCGTCGACGATCCGGACTGGACCCCGCGCGACAAGTAG
- the pncB gene encoding nicotinate phosphoribosyltransferase gives MVDIATRVYNHKWKIDPIVRSLIDTDFYKLLMCQSVFRNRPDTHVTFSLINRSKDIRLAEMIDEGELREQLDHVRSLSLTRGESTWMRGNTFYGKRQMFRSDFMEWFEKLRLPAYQLEKRDGQYELTFEGKWPEVMLWEIPALAILMELRSRAVLNGMKKFELQVLYARAMTKLWEKIERLQALDGLRIADFGTRRRHSYLWQDWCVQAMIEGLGEKFTGTSNCLIAMKRDLEAVGTNAHELPMVYSALAESDEELAQAPYQVLRDWHEEHSGNLRIILPDTYGTRGFLENAPDWLAGWTGIRVDSGDPAIGAETAIEWWKSRGEDPTQKLIIFSDGLDTDKIIELHRQFQGRVKTSFGWGTLLTNDFRGLAPGDALAPFSLVCKAMSAEGRPTVKLSDNPNKAMGPDTEIERYKRVFGVGEQEALEVVV, from the coding sequence ATGGTCGATATCGCCACCCGCGTCTACAATCACAAATGGAAGATCGACCCGATCGTCCGGTCGCTCATCGACACGGATTTCTACAAGCTGCTCATGTGCCAGTCGGTGTTCCGCAATCGCCCGGACACGCATGTCACCTTTTCTCTCATCAACCGCTCGAAGGACATCCGCCTAGCCGAGATGATCGACGAGGGCGAACTGCGCGAGCAACTCGACCACGTTCGTTCCCTCTCCCTCACACGCGGCGAATCCACCTGGATGCGCGGCAACACCTTCTACGGCAAGCGCCAGATGTTCCGGTCCGACTTCATGGAATGGTTCGAGAAGCTCCGCCTCCCCGCCTACCAGCTGGAGAAGCGCGACGGGCAATACGAGCTGACATTCGAGGGCAAATGGCCCGAGGTCATGCTCTGGGAAATTCCCGCCCTCGCCATCCTCATGGAGCTGCGGTCCCGCGCGGTCCTGAACGGGATGAAGAAATTCGAGCTTCAGGTGCTCTACGCCCGCGCCATGACGAAGCTCTGGGAAAAGATCGAGCGGCTCCAGGCGCTTGATGGTCTCAGGATCGCCGATTTCGGCACTCGCCGTCGCCATTCCTATCTCTGGCAGGACTGGTGCGTCCAGGCGATGATCGAGGGGCTGGGGGAGAAATTCACCGGCACCTCCAACTGCCTCATCGCGATGAAGCGCGATCTGGAGGCGGTCGGCACCAACGCCCATGAACTTCCCATGGTCTATTCCGCGCTGGCCGAAAGCGACGAAGAACTTGCGCAGGCGCCCTATCAGGTGCTCCGCGACTGGCACGAGGAGCATTCCGGCAACCTGCGCATCATCCTGCCGGATACCTATGGCACCAGGGGCTTTCTGGAGAACGCGCCAGACTGGCTCGCCGGCTGGACCGGCATCCGCGTCGATTCAGGCGACCCCGCCATCGGCGCCGAAACTGCGATCGAATGGTGGAAAAGCCGCGGCGAAGATCCCACGCAGAAGCTCATCATCTTCTCCGACGGGCTCGACACCGACAAGATCATCGAACTGCACCGGCAATTCCAGGGTCGGGTAAAGACCAGCTTCGGCTGGGGCACCCTCCTGACCAACGACTTCCGCGGCCTCGCCCCCGGCGACGCGCTGGCGCCCTTCTCGCTCGTGTGCAAGGCGATGAGCGCAGAGGGCCGGCCGACGGTAAAGCTCTCCGACAACCCGAACAAGGCAATGGGCCCGGATACGGAGATCGAACGCTACAAACGCGTCTTCGGGGTCGGGGAGCAGGAGGCGTTGGAGGTTGTGGTTTAG
- the arfB gene encoding alternative ribosome rescue aminoacyl-tRNA hydrolase ArfB: MPLIVTDKIDIADWEITEQFVRSSGPGGQNVNKVSTAVELRFEAARSPHLPEPVKTRLKRLAGRRWTKDGAVVIQVEDTRSQARNREIARERLVELVQKALVVPKRRVKTKPTKGSVERRIKAKKERGEVKKLRGRVD; encoded by the coding sequence ATGCCCCTCATCGTCACAGACAAGATCGACATCGCCGACTGGGAGATCACCGAACAGTTCGTCCGGAGCTCCGGTCCCGGCGGGCAGAACGTGAACAAGGTCTCGACGGCGGTCGAACTGCGTTTCGAGGCGGCGCGCTCGCCCCATCTGCCCGAGCCGGTGAAGACCCGCTTGAAGCGTCTTGCCGGTCGGCGCTGGACCAAGGACGGCGCGGTGGTGATCCAGGTCGAGGACACCCGGTCGCAGGCGCGGAACAGGGAGATCGCGCGCGAACGGCTGGTGGAGCTGGTGCAGAAGGCGCTCGTCGTGCCGAAACGGCGGGTGAAGACGAAACCGACAAAGGGCAGCGTGGAGCGGCGGATCAAGGCGAAAAAGGAGCGCGGCGAGGTGAAGAAGTTGCGGGGGCGGGTGGATTAG
- a CDS encoding queuosine precursor transporter translates to MTRILPGIVAMAAIVVASNILVQFLLLDGLLTWGAFTYPFAFLVTDVMNRVYGPAAARKVILAGFVTGVACSLIGTQVTLQGDGFTYQAVALRVAVASGTAFLVAQLVDVFVFNRLRGGQWWTAPFVSSLVGSVLDTAIFFTVAFSQSIAIFGAGADMEVSWAWDQVPFLTFGAPLPLWVTLAVADWGLKFALALIALAPFRLIVHRLTARMV, encoded by the coding sequence ATGACACGCATCCTTCCGGGCATTGTCGCCATGGCCGCCATCGTCGTGGCCTCCAACATCCTCGTGCAGTTCCTGCTGCTCGACGGGCTCCTGACCTGGGGCGCCTTCACCTATCCCTTCGCCTTCCTCGTCACCGACGTGATGAACCGCGTCTACGGACCGGCCGCGGCGCGGAAGGTCATCCTCGCCGGCTTCGTCACCGGCGTCGCCTGTTCCCTCATCGGCACGCAGGTCACGCTCCAGGGCGATGGCTTCACCTATCAGGCGGTCGCGCTGCGTGTGGCGGTGGCCTCCGGCACGGCCTTCCTCGTCGCGCAGCTCGTCGATGTCTTCGTGTTCAACCGCCTCCGCGGCGGGCAATGGTGGACGGCGCCCTTCGTCTCCTCCCTCGTGGGCTCGGTCCTCGATACGGCGATCTTCTTCACCGTCGCCTTTTCCCAGAGCATCGCGATCTTCGGTGCGGGCGCGGACATGGAAGTGTCCTGGGCCTGGGATCAGGTGCCGTTCCTCACCTTCGGCGCCCCCCTGCCGCTCTGGGTGACGCTCGCGGTGGCCGATTGGGGGCTCAAGTTCGCCCTCGCTTTGATCGCTCTCGCGCCATTCCGCCTCATTGTTCATCGCCTCACCGCACGGATGGTATAA
- a CDS encoding esterase-like activity of phytase family protein: MHLRLVVALIATLLPVAAAAVEARFLGAYTWVSQDKRVGGLSGLELSEDGRHFIALSDRAIVFEGDLQRDAKGVVTAAKLARGVPLRAEDGGALPKYRDDSEGLTQTPDGTLYVSFEGQHRVARLDLETGRLVDLPSHPDFAGMQMNSSLEALAADAEGRLYTLPERSGAVGRPYPVYRFNGTQWEKPFSVPRDTDTDFLPVGMDIGPDGRMYLLERWFTGIGFASRVRRFEITEEGLTGETELLRTLTGHHDNLESIAVWQDEAGIHLTMVSDDNFRFFQKTEFVDYLVAE, encoded by the coding sequence ATGCACCTCCGTCTTGTCGTCGCGCTGATCGCGACCCTCCTGCCTGTCGCCGCCGCGGCGGTGGAGGCGCGCTTTCTCGGTGCCTACACCTGGGTCTCTCAGGACAAGCGGGTGGGCGGGCTGTCGGGACTCGAACTGTCGGAGGACGGCCGGCATTTCATCGCGCTTTCGGACCGGGCGATCGTCTTCGAGGGCGACCTCCAGCGCGATGCAAAAGGCGTCGTCACGGCGGCGAAACTCGCACGGGGCGTGCCGCTGCGGGCCGAAGACGGCGGCGCGCTGCCGAAATACCGCGACGACAGCGAGGGGCTGACCCAAACGCCCGACGGGACGCTCTATGTCTCCTTCGAGGGCCAGCACCGCGTGGCACGGCTCGATCTCGAGACGGGACGGCTGGTCGATCTGCCCTCTCACCCCGATTTCGCCGGAATGCAGATGAATTCCTCGCTCGAGGCGCTGGCGGCGGATGCGGAGGGGCGGCTCTACACCCTGCCCGAGCGGTCGGGCGCGGTCGGACGTCCCTATCCCGTCTACCGGTTCAACGGGACGCAATGGGAGAAGCCGTTTTCCGTGCCGCGCGACACGGATACGGATTTCCTTCCCGTGGGGATGGATATCGGCCCTGACGGCAGGATGTATCTGCTCGAACGCTGGTTCACGGGGATCGGCTTCGCCTCCCGCGTGCGGCGGTTCGAGATCACGGAGGAGGGCCTCACCGGCGAGACGGAGCTCCTGCGCACGCTCACCGGACATCACGACAACCTCGAGAGCATCGCGGTCTGGCAGGACGAGGCGGGCATTCACCTCACGATGGTGTCCGACGACAACTTCCGGTTCTTCCAGAAGACCGAATTCGTCGATTACCTCGTTGCCGAATAG
- the mepA gene encoding penicillin-insensitive murein endopeptidase, whose translation MMRRWMTLAACALLAGCVGGKEETAVATTSRAEVAASDFRPAKELFGKVALPSQQVPASFGGYSQGCLSGAVQLPETGPTWQAMRLSRNRNWGHPTLVAFLQDLSRSAARQPSWNGLYIGDMSQPRGGPMLTGHASHQVGLDADIWMLPASRLDLSRGERESLSSISTRRAAGAYVNGNWTRQHHEIIKAAASDPRVARIFIFPGAKAQMCNDETGDKSWLRKVRPWWGHHYHFHVRLNCPWGDRSCVAQDPPPPGDGCADAQQWVNNILNPPPPDPNAKPVKPKPPITLASLPQQCTSVLSSR comes from the coding sequence ATCATGCGTAGATGGATGACCCTGGCGGCATGCGCGCTTCTGGCGGGCTGCGTCGGGGGCAAGGAAGAGACTGCGGTCGCGACGACCTCCCGCGCCGAGGTCGCGGCCAGCGATTTCCGGCCCGCCAAGGAATTGTTCGGGAAGGTCGCCCTGCCCTCGCAACAGGTGCCTGCCTCCTTCGGCGGCTATTCCCAGGGCTGCCTGTCCGGCGCCGTCCAATTGCCCGAGACTGGCCCGACCTGGCAGGCGATGCGCCTGTCGCGCAACCGCAACTGGGGTCATCCGACGCTCGTTGCCTTCCTTCAGGACCTGTCGCGCTCCGCCGCGCGCCAGCCGAGCTGGAACGGGCTCTATATCGGCGACATGAGCCAGCCGCGCGGCGGACCGATGCTGACCGGCCACGCGAGCCATCAGGTCGGCCTCGATGCCGATATCTGGATGCTGCCGGCGAGCCGGCTCGATCTCAGCCGCGGCGAACGGGAAAGCCTGTCGTCGATTTCGACACGGCGCGCCGCCGGGGCCTATGTGAACGGCAATTGGACGCGCCAGCACCACGAGATCATCAAGGCCGCCGCTTCCGACCCGCGGGTCGCGCGGATCTTCATCTTTCCCGGCGCGAAAGCGCAGATGTGCAACGACGAGACCGGCGACAAGAGCTGGCTTCGCAAGGTGCGGCCATGGTGGGGCCATCACTACCATTTCCACGTCCGCCTCAACTGTCCGTGGGGCGACAGGTCCTGCGTCGCCCAGGATCCGCCGCCGCCCGGCGACGGCTGTGCAGATGCGCAGCAATGGGTGAACAACATCCTGAACCCGCCGCCGCCGGATCCGAACGCCAAGCCCGTGAAACCGAAGCCGCCGATCACCCTCGCGAGCCTGCCTCAGCAATGCACCTCCGTCTTGTCGTCGCGCTGA
- a CDS encoding MFS transporter, translating into MDAPVHRKRIWGWMMYDWATQPFHTLILTFIFGPYFAEQVIASLVAGGMDAAHAKAEAQSIWGYGLTITGLLIAFSAPLLGAVADESKRRMPWIRVFSLLYVIGSAGLWIARPEDFPTTAVLVFFGLGLIGVEFTTIFTNALLPALGSREEIGKISGDGWAWGYVGGILALVIMLLFFAENADGVTLLGSPPLFGFDPAAREGTRFVGPFVALWFVLSMIPFFLWVREPKLPGLGMAGAVRKGLRDLRQTIASLPRRKSLFAYLASSMFYRDALNGVFTFGGIYALGALEWSVVQVGVFGILGALSGAIFTYFGGLADRRHGPKPVIRASILVLIATCLVILTITRESALFVTVGRDSALPDIAFYICGVSLGAVAGVLQSASRTTMVRQADPARMTEAFGLYALSGKATSFLAPALIAVISDITNSQRAGITPLIALFIVGLVLLAWVHPEGEKVTDHA; encoded by the coding sequence ATGGACGCGCCGGTTCACCGCAAACGCATCTGGGGCTGGATGATGTATGACTGGGCGACACAGCCCTTTCACACGCTGATCCTCACCTTCATCTTCGGGCCCTATTTCGCCGAGCAGGTGATCGCCTCGCTGGTGGCGGGCGGCATGGATGCGGCCCATGCAAAGGCGGAGGCCCAGTCGATCTGGGGCTATGGACTCACCATCACCGGGCTCCTCATCGCCTTCAGCGCACCGCTGCTCGGGGCAGTCGCGGACGAGAGCAAGCGCCGGATGCCGTGGATCCGGGTCTTTTCTCTCCTTTATGTCATCGGATCGGCGGGGCTCTGGATCGCCCGTCCCGAAGATTTCCCCACCACGGCAGTGCTGGTGTTCTTCGGGCTGGGCCTGATCGGAGTGGAATTCACCACGATCTTCACCAATGCTCTGTTGCCCGCGCTCGGCAGCCGCGAGGAGATCGGGAAGATCTCCGGCGACGGCTGGGCCTGGGGCTATGTCGGCGGGATCCTCGCGCTGGTCATCATGCTGCTGTTCTTTGCCGAAAACGCGGACGGTGTGACGCTTCTCGGCAGCCCGCCGCTTTTCGGCTTCGATCCGGCGGCGCGGGAGGGTACGCGGTTCGTCGGACCCTTCGTCGCGCTGTGGTTCGTGCTCTCCATGATCCCGTTCTTTCTCTGGGTGCGGGAGCCGAAGCTGCCGGGGCTCGGCATGGCCGGCGCGGTGCGCAAGGGCCTGCGCGATCTCCGGCAGACGATCGCAAGCCTGCCGCGCCGCAAATCGCTTTTCGCCTATCTCGCCTCCTCGATGTTCTATCGCGACGCGCTGAACGGCGTCTTCACCTTCGGCGGCATCTACGCGCTCGGCGCGCTGGAATGGAGCGTCGTGCAGGTCGGGGTCTTCGGCATTCTCGGTGCGTTGTCCGGGGCGATCTTCACCTATTTCGGCGGGCTTGCGGACCGGCGCCACGGGCCGAAGCCGGTGATCCGTGCCTCCATCCTCGTCCTGATCGCGACCTGCCTCGTGATCCTGACGATCACGCGCGAGAGCGCGCTGTTCGTCACCGTCGGACGCGACAGCGCCCTGCCCGATATCGCCTTCTACATCTGCGGCGTCTCGCTCGGGGCGGTGGCGGGCGTGCTGCAATCTGCCTCACGCACGACGATGGTGCGGCAGGCCGATCCCGCGCGCATGACCGAGGCCTTCGGCCTCTATGCCCTGTCCGGGAAGGCGACGTCCTTCCTCGCGCCCGCGCTCATCGCGGTGATCTCGGACATCACGAATTCGCAACGCGCCGGCATCACTCCGCTCATCGCCCTTTTCATTGTCGGTCTGGTGCTGCTAGCGTGGGTTCATCCCGAGGGTGAAAAGGTGACCGATCATGCGTAG
- a CDS encoding acyl-CoA thioesterase, with the protein MYPFVRMSYHVWKARKAPKLDLFDTHVSQHICMPWDIDIWLELNNGRTLTLFDLGRLPASIRTGVADAVKDGGYGMAVAGVSVRYRRRVTAFQKLEMWTRFVGFDGKFFYIEQSMWDRKGECCNHILVRGALLKNRRMVPPHEFMSQLSPDIEPPALPDWVRAWCEAEQMRPWPPTQDAGA; encoded by the coding sequence ATGTATCCGTTCGTCCGCATGTCCTATCACGTCTGGAAGGCCCGCAAGGCGCCGAAGCTTGACCTGTTCGACACCCATGTGTCGCAGCACATCTGCATGCCGTGGGACATCGACATATGGCTCGAACTCAACAACGGGCGGACGCTGACGCTGTTCGATCTGGGGCGTCTGCCGGCGTCGATCCGCACCGGGGTTGCGGACGCGGTGAAGGATGGCGGATACGGCATGGCGGTTGCGGGCGTCTCTGTCCGCTACCGGCGGCGCGTGACGGCCTTTCAGAAGCTCGAGATGTGGACGCGCTTCGTCGGGTTCGACGGGAAGTTCTTCTACATCGAGCAGTCGATGTGGGACCGGAAGGGGGAATGCTGCAACCATATCCTCGTCCGTGGCGCCTTGTTGAAGAACCGCCGGATGGTCCCGCCCCACGAGTTCATGTCGCAACTGTCGCCGGATATCGAGCCGCCCGCACTGCCCGACTGGGTGCGGGCCTGGTGCGAGGCGGAGCAGATGCGGCCATGGCCCCCGACGCAGGACGCCGGCGCATAG
- a CDS encoding YggT family protein, with the protein MLSLLQIILMILGVVKFVMIVQIVMSWLINFQVLNMRQPLVYQIWEGLTRLLEPIYRPIRRILPPMNGLDLAPLIAFIAIYAIEIVIRNNAGLFI; encoded by the coding sequence ATGCTGTCCCTGTTGCAAATCATCCTGATGATCCTCGGCGTCGTCAAATTCGTCATGATCGTGCAGATCGTCATGAGCTGGCTCATCAACTTCCAGGTGCTCAACATGCGCCAGCCGCTCGTCTACCAGATCTGGGAGGGTCTCACCCGCCTTCTCGAACCGATCTATCGGCCGATCCGCCGGATCCTGCCGCCGATGAACGGCCTCGATCTCGCGCCGCTGATCGCCTTCATCGCGATCTATGCGATCGAGATCGTGATCCGCAACAACGCCGGCCTCTTCATCTGA
- the recQ gene encoding DNA helicase RecQ, which translates to MDTAQALLSSVFGFDAFRPGQAEIVGAVVDGRDTLAIMPTGGGKSLCYQLPALVRDGLTVVISPLIALMRDQVQGLQAAGVAAGALTSGNTDEETDAVFAALSRGELKLLYMAPERLASGGTLPLLRRSGVTLIAVDEAHCVSQWGHDFRPDYLRIGELKRALGVPLAAFTATADEETRAEIVTRLFDGRQPDTFLRGFDRPNIHLAFAVKDSPRRQILDFTRARKGQSGIVYCGTRAKTESLARALTEAGHLALAYHGGMEPDLRRDVERRFQQEDELIVVATVAFGMGIDKPDIRWVAHADLPKSVEGYYQEIGRAGRDGAPAETLTLFGPDDIRFRRSQIDESPAPPERRAADHARLNALLGLAEAQHCRRQTLLAYFGEAAEPCGNCDLCDTPPALFDGTTAVRKALSAVLRCDEGFGAGHLIDVLTGKATDKVRQWTHDRLSVFGVGREYDKRQWNAIFRQMMGADLVRPNPERHGALYMTEAAIPILKGEGTVTLRKDTLAVARKGPVAKALVSEEDAPLLSALKAKRRAFAEEARVPAYVVFADRTLIEMAEKRPATLDEMARIGGVGAKKLERYGEAFLSVILGAPAPEMHPARRKLSASGGGDLFDRLQDVHSRLTRGECGTLKPMSLTASQITKIVRQRPRDLDGFARLVGERQAERFGPAMIEVLGSV; encoded by the coding sequence ATGGACACGGCGCAGGCGCTTCTTTCCTCCGTTTTCGGCTTCGACGCCTTTCGACCCGGACAGGCGGAAATCGTCGGGGCCGTCGTGGACGGGCGCGATACGCTTGCCATCATGCCGACCGGCGGGGGCAAGTCGCTCTGCTATCAACTGCCCGCCCTCGTGCGCGACGGGCTGACGGTCGTGATCTCCCCGCTCATCGCGCTCATGCGCGATCAGGTCCAGGGGCTTCAGGCCGCGGGCGTCGCCGCCGGCGCGCTCACCTCCGGCAATACCGACGAAGAGACCGATGCCGTCTTCGCCGCCCTGTCGCGGGGGGAGCTGAAACTCCTCTACATGGCGCCCGAACGGCTCGCCTCCGGCGGCACCCTGCCGCTCCTGCGCCGCTCCGGCGTGACGCTCATTGCCGTGGACGAGGCGCATTGCGTCTCCCAATGGGGCCATGATTTCCGCCCCGACTACCTCCGGATCGGCGAGCTGAAGCGTGCGCTGGGCGTGCCGCTCGCCGCCTTCACCGCGACGGCGGACGAGGAGACCCGCGCGGAGATCGTCACGCGCCTGTTCGACGGACGGCAACCGGATACCTTCCTGCGCGGCTTCGACAGGCCCAACATCCACCTCGCCTTCGCGGTGAAGGACAGCCCGCGCCGCCAGATCCTCGACTTCACGCGCGCCCGCAAGGGCCAGTCGGGCATCGTCTATTGCGGCACGCGGGCCAAGACCGAAAGCCTCGCCCGCGCGCTCACCGAGGCGGGGCACCTCGCCCTCGCATATCACGGGGGCATGGAGCCGGACCTGCGCCGCGATGTCGAGCGCCGGTTCCAGCAGGAGGACGAGCTGATCGTCGTGGCCACCGTCGCCTTCGGGATGGGCATCGACAAGCCCGACATCCGCTGGGTCGCCCATGCCGACCTGCCGAAAAGCGTGGAAGGCTATTATCAGGAGATCGGCCGCGCCGGCCGGGACGGGGCCCCCGCCGAGACGCTGACCCTGTTCGGCCCCGACGACATCCGCTTCCGCCGCAGCCAGATCGACGAAAGTCCCGCGCCGCCCGAACGCCGTGCCGCCGACCACGCCCGGCTCAACGCCCTCCTCGGGCTCGCGGAGGCGCAGCACTGCCGGCGCCAGACCCTCCTGGCCTATTTCGGCGAGGCGGCCGAGCCCTGCGGCAACTGCGATCTCTGCGACACACCGCCTGCGCTCTTCGACGGTACGACCGCGGTACGCAAGGCGCTGTCGGCGGTGCTGCGCTGCGACGAGGGTTTCGGCGCGGGGCATCTCATCGACGTGCTGACGGGCAAGGCGACGGACAAGGTGCGCCAGTGGACCCACGACCGGCTTTCCGTCTTCGGCGTCGGACGCGAATATGACAAGCGGCAATGGAACGCGATCTTCCGGCAGATGATGGGCGCCGATCTCGTGCGGCCCAACCCGGAACGGCACGGGGCGCTCTATATGACCGAGGCCGCAATCCCGATCCTGAAGGGCGAGGGGACCGTCACGCTGCGCAAGGACACGCTCGCGGTGGCACGCAAGGGCCCGGTCGCGAAGGCGCTCGTGTCCGAGGAGGACGCGCCGCTTCTCTCCGCCCTCAAGGCAAAGCGGCGCGCCTTCGCCGAGGAGGCGCGCGTGCCGGCCTATGTCGTCTTCGCCGACCGCACGCTGATCGAAATGGCCGAAAAGCGACCCGCGACACTGGACGAGATGGCGCGGATCGGCGGCGTCGGCGCGAAGAAGCTCGAACGCTACGGCGAGGCCTTCCTGTCGGTGATCCTCGGCGCGCCCGCGCCGGAGATGCACCCCGCGCGGCGCAAGCTCTCGGCTTCCGGCGGCGGCGATCTCTTCGACCGGTTGCAAGATGTCCACAGCCGCCTCACGCGCGGCGAATGCGGCACGCTCAAGCCGATGAGCCTCACCGCCTCCCAGATCACGAAGATCGTGCGGCAACGCCCCCGCGACCTCGACGGCTTCGCGCGGCTCGTCGGGGAGCGTCAGGCCGAACGCTTCGGTCCCGCCATGATCGAGGTGCTCGGGTCTGTCTGA